Below is a genomic region from Streptococcus salivarius.
TAGATAGGATAACTGCCTGGTTGTATTTAAGGTTACCATAGCCCTGTTCATACTGAGCATGGTAGGAACCGTATTTTCTGGAATACTTAACCTTCATATTTGGACGGAGTTCAGTCAAGTTCTCCTTGAGCTCACTCACATCCTCTTTAAGCGTACGCTCACTGATACCAAAGCGAGCTAGGTAGTCCGTTTTTGAAATGTCATTTCCCTTTTCCAATTCGGACATAAAGTACAAGAGACGTTTGGTTTTTGATGCTGTCATTATAAAATCCCCCTTTATAATCAAACCTCTTATTACTAAAAAATTGCTGTCTAGTTATTAATTATCATAGATAGTCATCACCAGTGGCCACGATCCACAGAATTATAACTCAAATAATAGTCCTTTTTCTTTTCGTTATACTCATAAGAAGACCGACATCCAGCTCACACTTAAGAGTATCAATGGCAAAACAAGGGTCAAAAAGAAATGTCGCTTTTCAGCTTTTTCCTCCTGAAAAGCAGATTCAAACTCTGGTCCTTGATTACTAAAAGCCGACTCGAAAGCCTGATCACCATTCTTTCGATGATCATCACTTAAATAACGTTCACTTTCTTTATTAAACATCTACTCCTCTAAATATTCTATATAACAATTTCCCAGTTTTTTCTATTGTAACAAATGAAAGCGTCATTTTCTACAGAAATACTTAAAAAGCAACCTGTCTTAGGTTGCTTAATGGTTTAACATTAGTCATTCTCAATTTTTTCAGCTTCTGTACTGAATTTTTGTGCGATGGCTTCAAGAGCTAATTCATCTGTATCTGGAAGAGTGATGGCATCATCAGAAATCTCATCAATATTTGCATAGAATTCAATGTGATTTTTAAGGTTTTGAAGCCGGATAGGTGCATCACCACCGTATTCGCCATCGAGGTTAATCATCATACGATCATCACTTAGAGGCTCAATATACAGCGAGCTCGTTTTGATATAGGAAATTCTCTTATCGTAGATGTGTTTACCACCTTGGAGAACCTGACGAATAAGGTCTACCAATTCAAAGAGGTTGGCTGTCTTAACCATGATTAGTGTAAATTTACCATCATCCAGTTTAGCATCTGGGGCAATCGTTTCAAAGCCACCAACTGAATTGGTCAAGGCAACGAAAATCATGGAAAGACCACCTTCAAAGACACCCTCATCATGCGTAATGCGGACAGGAACCTTCTTAACTTGTGGCAGCAACTCTGCCCCCTTAACAAGGTAAGCCAAATAACCAAGCACTGTCTTTAAGCGGCTAGGCACACTATAAGTTAGTTCCGTAAAGGAACCCGCAGCTGCAATATTGATGAAGTATTTATCATCATAGGCACGACCAATATCCATTTGAAGGGTTTGATTTTTAGCAATAACCTTGGCTGCTTCAACAGGATTCCCTCTTGGAATCTTCAAAGCGCGTGCAAAGTCATTTGTTGTCCCCGTTGGAATAACCGCCATTTGTGGGCGCTTTTTGAGTGGGGCAATCCCAGAAACAACCTCATTGATTGTTCCATCGCCACCTGCAGCAATAACTAAGTCAAAGCCTGCTTTGGCTGCACGAGTGGCCTCATTTTTTGCTGAGTTCTCATCTGGTGTTGTTTGAAAGGCTGATGCTTCAAAGCCAGCGCCTTCCAGAATATCCAAGACCTCGGCAACATTTTTTTTCATAATTTCTTGTCCAGATGTTGGATTATAAATTAAGCGGGCACGTTTTTGTTTCATATTGAACTCCTATAAATCCAGCAACCAAGCCTCATCTTTTACGTCAATTTCTAGGCTTTGTGCTTTTTCCAACTTACTTCCGGCATCACTACCAGCAACTACTAAATCTGTTTTCTTAGAGACAGAACCTGTCACCTTAGCACCCAGAGCTTCTAGTTTTGCCTTTGCTTCACTACGTTTAAGATGCTCCAATTTCCCTGTCAAAACAACTGTCTTACCAGATAGGATGGCATCATCTGCTACCTTTTGCCCAAGGTAGGACAAATTAACCCCATAAGTTTCCAGTTCTTTCATAAGAACTTGAGCTTCTTCCTTGTCAAAATAGCGCTGGATGGACTTGGCAATAACCTCTCCTAAACCATCTACAGCAGCAATTGCCTCGACATCTGCACTTGCTAACTCTTGTATACTTCCAAACGCTTCTAGCAACTGCTTACTAACTTTGGCACCGACATGACGAATACCCAAGCCATAGAGCAATTTCTCTGCAGAATTTTCTTTTGAGGATTGAATGGCTGCATAAAGTTTTTCAGCAGACTTTTCCTTGAAACCTTCCAATTGGAGGAAATCCTGACTGTTCAAGCCATAGATATCAGCTACATCTTTAACCAACTCAGCTTTAAAGAGCTTTTCAACCACTGAAGGTCCCATACCTGCGATGTTCATGGCATCACGAGAGGCAAAATGGATGAGGCCTTCCTTAATCTGAGCAGGACAAGAAGGATTAATACAACGTAGGGCAACTTCATCTTCAAAATGTAAGAGACCACTGCCACAAGATGGACATTGAGTCGGTACTTCCATCGGTTCCTGTGTTGTACGCTTACTTTCCACTACACGAAGTACTGCAGGGATAATATCACCAGCTTTGTAGACAATAACGGTATCCCCGATACGAATGTCTTTTTCAGCAATATAATCCACATTATGAAGGGTAGCTCGACTTACCGTTGTTCCTGCTAATTGCACCGGAGTCAAATTAGCAGTCGGCGTTACTACACCCGTACGACCTACCTGCCAGTCCACTGAGAGAAGCTCTGCTTCCTTTTCCTCAGCAGGGAATTTATAGGCAATGGCCCAACGTGGTGCCTTAACTGTAAAACCTAGCTCTTCTTGCATGGCTAAACTATTGACCTTGATAACAACGCCATCAATATCGTAAGCCAAGTCATCACGATCCTGTCCAACAGCTTGAATAAAGTCCCAAATCTCATCCATCGATGATGTGACAATACGTCGTGGATTAACAGAGAAACCTAGTTCTGCCACTTCATTCAGGACATCATTTTGTGTGAGACGCTCCGTTGGACTAGCTTCCTGATAAAGGAAAGTCGCTAAACGACGCTCTGCAACCACTTTGGTATCCAACTGACGAAGGGTTCCAGCTGCTGCATTACGTGGATTGGCAAATTCGGCTTCACCGTTCTCCTGACGCTGGATGTTGATGCGTTCAAACTCAGCCCGTGGCAGGTAACACTCTCCACGAACGGTAATATTAAGCGGTTGATCCAACTTGAGAGGAATATCTGAGATACGCTTGACATTTTCAGTGATATTTTCACCGATAGAACCATCACCACGTGTCGCACCTACCTGGAGAACACCATCCACATAGGTCAGCGAGATAGAGAGACCATCAATTTTAAGTTCAGCCATATAATCAGCATTAGGAAACTCGGCCTTCACTCTCTGATCAAAGGCATCCAGTTCTTCTCGTGAAAAAGCATCCTGCAAACTATAAAGCGGATACTCATGTTGATATTTTTCAAAACCATCAAGGACCAGACCTCCCACACGATGCGTAGGACTATCTACTTGAACATATTCAGGGTACTCAGCCTCCAAAGCTACAAGCTCTCGATAGAGCTTATCATAGTCTGCATCTGACACCGATGGATTATCTTCCGTATAATACTCTTTTGCATACTGGTTAAGTTTAGCAACCAGCTCTTTCATTCGTTTTTCCATAGGAACATTTTAACATAAAAGCAGAAAAAAACGCCTTTACAGACGTTAATTAGGAAACAAAATCAATGACTTTGGCCAATTTCTTAATAAGAATTGCACCAACCAAGAGAGAAGCCAATTCTCCCATAGCAACAGTGAACCAAGTTGCCCAAAATGGTGCTTGAGTAACTAGGGTCAACTCAGCCGCAATCGTCACCATGAAGAATGAGAAGTAAAAGGCAAAGAAAACATGAGCCTTGTCAAAAAGGCCACCCAAAATGTCTTGGTTTTTGAAACGGTCAAAGAAATAAACACCTGAACCGACAAAGACCAATGTTGATAGGCTTCCAACAACCACATCAATCATGTTAAAGCTAAAGAAATTAGCAATCACGCAGCCCAAAGTAACGGCAATGATATACTTGCGATTATAAAATCCTAAAAGATTGAACATTTCTGCAATTCGGAACTGGTAGGGACCATAGGAAATTAAGTTAAAAGGTGGCACGACAGTCAAGACCACATAAAGGGCTGCCACAATAGCAATATGTGTTAAATCACGAACAGTTTGTTTTTTCATTTTTCCTCCATAATCAATGTTTTTATTAGCTACGAAAAATCAATAATCCCGTCAAAAGAGCCTGGATCTCACCAAGCTCTTTTTATCATCTAGGAATCATCCTCATGTTTTTTGTGTTTTTTGCTATCACTACCATCTCCAGAAAAACTCTGAATAATAGTAATCACATCTCCTCTTCTACTTTTTAGTTCACCTTGTCTAAGTTCTTGATAGGTCGCATTAAAGACGGCACCCAAAATCAAAATTCTGGCCAAGAAGATGAACCAAAGCATGAAGACGAAAATCATAATGGATCCAAATAACTTGATGTCAACCAATCGACTCAAGGTACGAATCACGTAGGTTCCAAACAAGTTGCTTAAATAACCAATCACTAAAGTCGTAAAGATAGTCCCTGGCATAACATAGCGTATTTTTCGAATCTTCACATTCGGAAGCACGAAATAAAGTACCATCATTCCCAGGAAGACAACTGCAATACTCAGAGGTTGAATACTATTTAGAATAAGCTGGGTCATCTTGGAACCAATAGGATAGGTCTGATTGATAACTCGAAGGACCGACTGAATAATCGTAGACAGCATTAGTGCAAAGGTGAGCAGGAATAAGATAACCAGACTCATGAAACCACCGATAATGTGACTAATAAAGACATCACGGTGTTCTGAAGCACCATACACCTTGTTAATAGCCTTTTGAAGGGAAGACAAGGACTTAATCATAGTCCAGAATCCCGTCAAAGAGGCAACTCCTAGCAACTGTCCAGAAGGTGTCGAGAAGATATCCTGAACAACGTTGGCTGCAGGTGCATAAAACTGCTTAGGAAGATGCTCATTCATAAACTTCAAGAGATCAGTCGTATCAATATTCAGATAGGGAAAGACATTGGCCGCAATGACAATGAGCGGAAAAACCGTCAAAATGAGATAGTAAGCCACTGCGATAGTTGAAATGTCTATCTCTGCACTACGATAATGCCTAAGATAAACCTGCAATGGGCGCCACTGGAGTTTATCCAAGAGACGGGCCATTAAGCCTTGTCGTTTCATATTAGTAAGTTCTTTCTTCGCCTTGAGAAGTCAAAATTACTGGACCATCCTTAGTAATAACAAATTGGTGTTCATATTGACAAGAAAGTCCACCGTCGAGAGTTTTGTGAGCCCAACCAGTTTCAAGGTCCGTATCAATTTCCCAAGTACCAGTGTTAATCATTGGCTCGATAGTCAAAACCATTCCTTCTTTGAGACGGAGACCTCGTCCGGCTACCCCATAGTTTGGCACCATTGGCTCTTCGTGCATTGTTGGCCCAACTCCGTGTCCAACCAAATCACGAACAACACCGTAACCACGACTTTCAGCGTATTCTTGGATAGCCGCCCCGATATCACCGATACGGTTACCGACTACTGCTTGTTCAATACCAAGGTACATAGCCTCACGTGTTACTTCCATAAGTTTTTTAACTTCATCAGACGGCGTTCCAATCGCATAAGCCCAACATGAGTCAGCCAAACCGCCAGAATATGATTCCGTGTATTTTTTAACCTGAGCAACATTGTCAAAGTCCAATTTTGACACATCAAGGACTGACTTATCGATAGGTTCTGACAAGACCATATCAACTTTCAAGAGGTCACCATCTTTCAAAATATAGTGACGTGGAAAAGCATGTGCCACTTCGTCATTAAGGCCACAGCATGTTGCATAAGGGTAATCCATAATGCTTCCCTCAACTCCAATCTGAAGGGGAAGAACATTTTCTTCTTTACAACGACGACGTACATACTCTTCTACTTCCCACATATCCACTCCTGGTTTCAAGAGGTCACGTAGACCAATGTGAATGCTAGCAAGAAAATCCCCTGCCCTATCCATTGCTTCAATTTCACGTGCTGATTTTAATGTAATCATTATTTTCTCCGTTTTCTTTATATCTTTTTTTATTCGTTACTAAGTTTTCTTAACCACAACGACTGATTTGCAGACGGTATGATTCCCATGAGTAACCATAAGGTCCAGATGAGCTCTACGTCTGGTTTCAGCGATAATACTTGGTGTAATCGTCACCTTGTCATCAATCTGAGCCGCCTGAAGAAAGTAAAACATCATCTCTTCAATCACAAGACCATTTTGCTCCTGCTTTTCCATGATACGATAGACAACCTCTTTAACCATCTCTGCAAGAACACCCTGAGTGAGGTTTCCAGAATTGTCAATCATAGTGGGCTCTACTTCAAAGCTGAAAGCATGCTTGTCCTGGTTTAGGTTAGCTATCATTTGATCGCTAAAGGTATGCAAGTTGCCACGATTATTGTCCTGAAGTTCTTCCAAAACCTGACGACGGGTAATAACACCTAGATAGTGTTTTTCTTCATCCACGACAGGAATGATATCAAAGTCTTCAAAAATCATCTTTTGGGCAACAGTTGCCAGACTAGTCTCAAGTCTTGTCACCGTCGGCTTGGTCATGATTGCCTTAAGCATGGTCGTCGGTTGCTGATTAGACACATCCCGCATGGTCACAATCCCAATCACTTTTTCAGACTCAGATAGAATTGGAAAACGTACCAAGTTGGTCCGTTTAACCAAATTCTGAAAATCCCTGACCGTCATTTCTGGAGTCATGTAGTTGTAGTCTTCTCGTCTGGTATAGACTTGAGCTACAGTCTTGATGTCTGTTTTGATGCGGACATTCGAAAGCGCCTGGTTAATCATAGTTGCCACGGTAAAAGTATCGTAAGTTGTTACCATGACCGGAAATTGCTTCAAACGAGAAAGCTCTTTTACCCTATCGGAGACCTGAAAGCCCCCCGTCACTAGAATAGCATTATTGTGTTCTAGGGCAAGCAATTGAATATCCTCACGGTCCCCAACAATAAGAAGATCTCCCTTGGTTAGATAACGGGTGATATTCTCAATAGTCATGGCTCCAATATAGAACTTACTGAAGACACGTTCCAGACCTTCATGACCAGAGATAACCTCAGACTCCGTAATCTCTGCAATCTCCGCAAAGGTCAGCCTATCAAGACGAACTTGGACTTTCTTTTCAATTCGAACCGTCCCACTCCGAGGACGAGTCTCAACTAGCCCTCGATTTTCAGCTTCTTTAATGGCTCGATAGGCAGTTCCATCAGAAACCTGTAAGTGATTCGAAATACTACGCACACTAACACGCTTACCGATTGGCAAGGCCTCAAGATAATCTAGAATTTCTTGGTGTTTACTCACAGTTCTCCTCCTTCTCAAAGCGGAGATAATCACGCATGGTACGAGTGTATCGGTCTGCTCCCTTAAAGTGGGACACAAGTTTAAAGCCTGATTTTTCCGCTACACGAATCGATGACTTATTTTCCAAGTGGGCAATAAGAATAATACGGTCCATTCCCATAGCCGTCAAAGCCAAATCTGACAGACAGGTAACCGCCTCAGTCATTAAACCTCTACCCCAATATGAGGCATTCAGAAAATAGCCAAGCTCTGCAGTCCGTTTCTGGACATCAATCTTTTCAAAACGAACGACGCCAATCATCTTAT
It encodes:
- a CDS encoding diacylglycerol kinase; the encoded protein is MKQKRARLIYNPTSGQEIMKKNVAEVLDILEGAGFEASAFQTTPDENSAKNEATRAAKAGFDLVIAAGGDGTINEVVSGIAPLKKRPQMAVIPTGTTNDFARALKIPRGNPVEAAKVIAKNQTLQMDIGRAYDDKYFINIAAAGSFTELTYSVPSRLKTVLGYLAYLVKGAELLPQVKKVPVRITHDEGVFEGGLSMIFVALTNSVGGFETIAPDAKLDDGKFTLIMVKTANLFELVDLIRQVLQGGKHIYDKRISYIKTSSLYIEPLSDDRMMINLDGEYGGDAPIRLQNLKNHIEFYANIDEISDDAITLPDTDELALEAIAQKFSTEAEKIEND
- the ligA gene encoding NAD-dependent DNA ligase LigA — its product is MEKRMKELVAKLNQYAKEYYTEDNPSVSDADYDKLYRELVALEAEYPEYVQVDSPTHRVGGLVLDGFEKYQHEYPLYSLQDAFSREELDAFDQRVKAEFPNADYMAELKIDGLSISLTYVDGVLQVGATRGDGSIGENITENVKRISDIPLKLDQPLNITVRGECYLPRAEFERINIQRQENGEAEFANPRNAAAGTLRQLDTKVVAERRLATFLYQEASPTERLTQNDVLNEVAELGFSVNPRRIVTSSMDEIWDFIQAVGQDRDDLAYDIDGVVIKVNSLAMQEELGFTVKAPRWAIAYKFPAEEKEAELLSVDWQVGRTGVVTPTANLTPVQLAGTTVSRATLHNVDYIAEKDIRIGDTVIVYKAGDIIPAVLRVVESKRTTQEPMEVPTQCPSCGSGLLHFEDEVALRCINPSCPAQIKEGLIHFASRDAMNIAGMGPSVVEKLFKAELVKDVADIYGLNSQDFLQLEGFKEKSAEKLYAAIQSSKENSAEKLLYGLGIRHVGAKVSKQLLEAFGSIQELASADVEAIAAVDGLGEVIAKSIQRYFDKEEAQVLMKELETYGVNLSYLGQKVADDAILSGKTVVLTGKLEHLKRSEAKAKLEALGAKVTGSVSKKTDLVVAGSDAGSKLEKAQSLEIDVKDEAWLLDL
- a CDS encoding QueT transporter family protein, whose amino-acid sequence is MKKQTVRDLTHIAIVAALYVVLTVVPPFNLISYGPYQFRIAEMFNLLGFYNRKYIIAVTLGCVIANFFSFNMIDVVVGSLSTLVFVGSGVYFFDRFKNQDILGGLFDKAHVFFAFYFSFFMVTIAAELTLVTQAPFWATWFTVAMGELASLLVGAILIKKLAKVIDFVS
- a CDS encoding YihY/virulence factor BrkB family protein, which gives rise to MKRQGLMARLLDKLQWRPLQVYLRHYRSAEIDISTIAVAYYLILTVFPLIVIAANVFPYLNIDTTDLLKFMNEHLPKQFYAPAANVVQDIFSTPSGQLLGVASLTGFWTMIKSLSSLQKAINKVYGASEHRDVFISHIIGGFMSLVILFLLTFALMLSTIIQSVLRVINQTYPIGSKMTQLILNSIQPLSIAVVFLGMMVLYFVLPNVKIRKIRYVMPGTIFTTLVIGYLSNLFGTYVIRTLSRLVDIKLFGSIMIFVFMLWFIFLARILILGAVFNATYQELRQGELKSRRGDVITIIQSFSGDGSDSKKHKKHEDDS
- a CDS encoding methionyl aminopeptidase encodes the protein MITLKSAREIEAMDRAGDFLASIHIGLRDLLKPGVDMWEVEEYVRRRCKEENVLPLQIGVEGSIMDYPYATCCGLNDEVAHAFPRHYILKDGDLLKVDMVLSEPIDKSVLDVSKLDFDNVAQVKKYTESYSGGLADSCWAYAIGTPSDEVKKLMEVTREAMYLGIEQAVVGNRIGDIGAAIQEYAESRGYGVVRDLVGHGVGPTMHEEPMVPNYGVAGRGLRLKEGMVLTIEPMINTGTWEIDTDLETGWAHKTLDGGLSCQYEHQFVITKDGPVILTSQGEERTY
- the spxR gene encoding CBS-HotDog domain-containing transcription factor SpxR — translated: MSKHQEILDYLEALPIGKRVSVRSISNHLQVSDGTAYRAIKEAENRGLVETRPRSGTVRIEKKVQVRLDRLTFAEIAEITESEVISGHEGLERVFSKFYIGAMTIENITRYLTKGDLLIVGDREDIQLLALEHNNAILVTGGFQVSDRVKELSRLKQFPVMVTTYDTFTVATMINQALSNVRIKTDIKTVAQVYTRREDYNYMTPEMTVRDFQNLVKRTNLVRFPILSESEKVIGIVTMRDVSNQQPTTMLKAIMTKPTVTRLETSLATVAQKMIFEDFDIIPVVDEEKHYLGVITRRQVLEELQDNNRGNLHTFSDQMIANLNQDKHAFSFEVEPTMIDNSGNLTQGVLAEMVKEVVYRIMEKQEQNGLVIEEMMFYFLQAAQIDDKVTITPSIIAETRRRAHLDLMVTHGNHTVCKSVVVVKKT
- a CDS encoding GNAT family N-acetyltransferase — encoded protein: MDIWTSLGAFAFFESERLSFRPLIFLDRFDLHEIVSNPQNLQFFFPATQTQHETDCLLVHYFMKEPLGVWAIVDKELDKMIGVVRFEKIDVQKRTAELGYFLNASYWGRGLMTEAVTCLSDLALTAMGMDRIILIAHLENKSSIRVAEKSGFKLVSHFKGADRYTRTMRDYLRFEKEENCE